From the genome of Luteibacter rhizovicinus DSM 16549:
ACCGGGATATCGCGAAGGCTGGTCCGCTTGTCGAAGATGGCGGCCACGCCCATGTCCAGGAGGGTGCGCAGGATGGCCGGATTGGACAGCATGGTCAGCACGACGATGCCGGTGGCCGGCCGGAGGGCGCGGATCCGACGGATCATCGGCATGCCGTCGGGCTGGCTGCCCTCGGGCATGGAAAAGTCGGTAACGACGACATCGCAGGGGTGGTCGGTGAGGGCATCGAAGAGGGCATCGGTATCGTGGGCACGCGCGACCACCTGGTAGCGGTGTGACTTCAGGATGGTCTCGACGCCCGCGACGACGACCGGATGATCGTCGGCAATGATCACGGTGCTCGACATGGCAGGGGCTCGCGAGGGTGGAAATGCCGCCATCTTGTCGACCGCCCCGTGTCGGGTATATGGAAGAAAAGCGCAATTGCGTGTCGGTGCTTGCCACGCCGAAGTTGTCGCGATACGATGGGTTATCGTATTAACGCGTTAGTACACTATGAAGCGTCGCTCGATCGACCCCGAAATGCCGGCCAACTCGGCCGAGACCAGTCTCTGCGAGGCCCTGCTTGGGCTCTCGAGCGTGGACGAGATGCGTGCCTTCCTTCATGACCTCTGTACCCCTGCCGAAATCGAGGTGATGGTGGACCGCTGGCGAGTGGTGCCTTTCCTGCTGGAAGGGCGGTCCTACCGCGAGATCCACGAGCGCACGTCGGTCAGCATCACCACGATCGGCCGTGTCGCGCGCTATCTCAACCAGGGCAGTGGCGGGTACATGGCCGCCGCCGCGCGTCGCAACCTCGCAGGTGTCGTATGAAGCCGCGCGATCGGCTGCGCATTGCCATGCAGAAATCCGGGCGGCTGACCGATCCTGCCCAGGAGTTGCTCGCGCGTTGCGGCCTGAAATTCCGCCAGAGCCGTGACAAGCTGTTCTGCTTCGGCGAAGGCGAACCGGTGGACCTCCTGCTGGTCCGCGACGACGACATCCCGGGGCTGATCGCCGAAGGGGTCTGTGACCTCGGTATCGTCGGTCGTAACGTGCTGCGCGAGTTCCAACTCACCAATCCGGACACGGGCGCCGGCATGGACGAGCTGCGGCCGCTCGGTTTTGGTCACTGCCGACTGTCCATCGCCGTGCCCCAGGAAGATGCCTACGATGGCCCGGCCCAGCTTCAGGGGCAGCGCATTGCAACGTCGTACCCGGGCTTGCTCGGCGAATGGCTGCGCAGCCACGGGGTCGACGCGAAGGTGGTGATGCTCGCCGGCTCGGTGGAAATCGCGCCGCGACTCGGCACGGCCGACGCCATCTGCGACCTGGTGTCCAGCGGCGCGACCCTGGTAGCCAACCAGTTGCGCGAGGCCGTCGTGGTGGTGGAGAGCGAAGCGGTGCTGGCCGGACGTCGCGAACTGCCGCTGGACGAGCGCGGCGAGATCGCCGAACTGCTCCTGCGCCGATTGGACGGTGTCATCCAGGTGCGCGACTCGCGCCTGATCCTGATGCAGGCACCGCGCGATGCACTGGCCGCGATCACCCGCCTCTTGCCCGGGCTGCCCATCCCTACGCTGACACCTGTCGATGGCGCACCCGATCAGGTGGTGTTGCAGGCCCTGTGTGCCGGCTCGGTGAGCTGGCGACAGCTCGAGGACATGAAACGCGCCGGTGCCCGCGACATGCTGGTGTTGCCGGTGGAGAAGATGCTGGCATGAAACGAATCGAATGGAACGGTCTCGACGCGGCAGGTCGCGAGGCGGCGCTCGCCCGTCCGATGCAGTCA
Proteins encoded in this window:
- a CDS encoding YerC/YecD family TrpR-related protein, encoding MKRRSIDPEMPANSAETSLCEALLGLSSVDEMRAFLHDLCTPAEIEVMVDRWRVVPFLLEGRSYREIHERTSVSITTIGRVARYLNQGSGGYMAAAARRNLAGVV
- the hisG gene encoding ATP phosphoribosyltransferase, with the translated sequence MKPRDRLRIAMQKSGRLTDPAQELLARCGLKFRQSRDKLFCFGEGEPVDLLLVRDDDIPGLIAEGVCDLGIVGRNVLREFQLTNPDTGAGMDELRPLGFGHCRLSIAVPQEDAYDGPAQLQGQRIATSYPGLLGEWLRSHGVDAKVVMLAGSVEIAPRLGTADAICDLVSSGATLVANQLREAVVVVESEAVLAGRRELPLDERGEIAELLLRRLDGVIQVRDSRLILMQAPRDALAAITRLLPGLPIPTLTPVDGAPDQVVLQALCAGSVSWRQLEDMKRAGARDMLVLPVEKMLA